From Oncorhynchus tshawytscha isolate Ot180627B linkage group LG11, Otsh_v2.0, whole genome shotgun sequence, the proteins below share one genomic window:
- the LOC112262329 gene encoding C-C chemokine receptor type 6, which yields MNETFTDAYDYDITENDTNDYPDDNEYICNLNPNRDMEIVIQTYFHSFICAFGFCGNALVIVTYAFYKKAKTMTDVYLLNVAVADLLFIVALPLIIYNEQHDWSMGSVACKALRGAYSINLYSGMLLLACISGDRYISIVQARRSFGLRSKNLIYSRLICTAIWALAIALSVPTVIYNERVEETILLEGTITVCQEQFQSNRTARLMKVLVPSLQVAMGFFLPLLAMVLCYASILWTLLRAQSTQRHKAVRVVLAVVLVFIVCHLPYNVVLLYHTVALFQQRECEVEKIILTTFTITRSLAYLHCCLNPILYAFIGVKFRSHFRKILEDLWCMGRKYIYPSGRSSRMTSDLYIPAHKSTDGSNKSNKNVSSFTM from the exons ATGAATGAGACATTCACAGATGCATATGATTATGACATCACAGAAAACGACACTAATGATTATCCAGATGATAACGAATATATCTGTAACCTGAATCCCAACCGTGATATGGAGATAGTCATACAGACCTACTTCCATTCCTTCATCTGTGCATTCGGTTTCTGTGGCAATGCATTGGTGATAGTCACATATGCCTTCTACAAGAAAGCCAAGACCATGACGGACGTGTACCTTCTGAACGTGGCGGTGGCAGACCTGCTCTTCATCGTGGCCCTACCTCTCATAATTTACAATGAGCAGCATGACTGGAGCATGGGCTCAGTGGCCTGCAAG GCTTTGAGAGGAGCCTACAGCATCAACCTGTACAGTGGCATGCTCCTGCTGGCCTGCATCAGTGGAGACCGTTACATCTCCATCGTCCAGGCCAGGCGCTCCTTCGGTCTCCGGTCCAAGAACCTGATCTATAGCCGCCTAATCTGTACAGCCATCTGGGCTCTGGCCATAGCCCTGTCCGTCCCCACAGTCATCTACAATGAGCGGGTTGAGGAGACCATCTTGCTGGAAGGGACTATAACCGTGTGTCAGGAGCAGTTCCAAAGTAACAGGACCGCCCGGCTGATGAAGGTGCTGGTGCCTAGCCTGCAGGTGGCCATGGGGTTCTTCCTGCCCCTCCTGGCCATGGTCCTCTGCTATGCCAGCATCCTATGGACCCTACTGAGGGCCCAAAGCACCCAGAGACACAAG GCGGTTCGTGTGGTATTAGCCGTGGTGTTGGTCTTCATCGTGTGCCACCTGCCCTACAATGTGGTGCTACTCTACCACACGGTGGCGCTGTTCCAGCAGAGGGAGTGTGAGGTAGAGAAGATTATCCTTACCACCTTCACCATCACCAGGAGCCTGGCCTACCTCCACTGCTGCCTCAACCCCATCCTGTATGCCTTCATCGGGGTCAAGTTCAGGAGCCACTTCAGGAAGATCCTGGAGGACCTGTGGTGCATGGGCAGGAAGTACATCTACCCATCTGGACGCTCCTCAcgcatgacctctgacctctatatCCCAGCACACAAGTCCACCGACGGATCCAACAAATCCAACAAGAATGTCTCGTCGTTTACCATGTGA